One genomic segment of Kiritimatiella glycovorans includes these proteins:
- a CDS encoding OmpH family outer membrane protein produces MIRACSRKTGFLAAILGLVAAHSVFAAEEIVFIDLAKVFNDYYKTKLADTQLKAQIGEVKDQAQGMVDTFERLQNEFEKLREEAKDETLSEEVRDAKRAEAEEKLVELQEQRSRINEFEQRHNKQFQNQKQRMRQRILAEVNEAIRDRAELKGYRAVLNFNRIGSGGGFGTVMYHDDDAEITADVLSILNKSRPEDEEDENDDED; encoded by the coding sequence ATGATACGGGCATGCAGCAGAAAGACGGGGTTCCTCGCCGCCATTCTCGGACTGGTCGCGGCACATTCGGTCTTTGCGGCGGAAGAGATCGTGTTCATCGATCTCGCCAAGGTCTTTAACGATTACTACAAGACCAAGCTCGCCGACACCCAGCTCAAGGCCCAGATCGGCGAGGTCAAGGATCAGGCCCAGGGGATGGTCGATACCTTCGAGCGGCTTCAGAATGAATTCGAGAAACTCCGCGAGGAGGCCAAAGACGAGACGTTGAGCGAAGAAGTGCGCGATGCAAAGCGTGCGGAGGCGGAGGAAAAGCTGGTGGAACTCCAGGAGCAGCGCAGCCGTATCAACGAATTCGAACAGCGTCACAATAAACAATTCCAGAATCAGAAGCAGAGGATGCGTCAGCGCATTCTCGCGGAAGTGAACGAGGCCATCCGTGACCGGGCGGAGCTGAAGGGCTACCGCGCGGTCCTGAATTTCAACCGGATCGGCAGCGGAGGCGGCTTCGGCACGGTGATGTATCACGACGACGATGCGGAGATCACAGCGGATGTCCTCAGCATCCTCAATAAGAGCCGGCCGGAAGACGAAGAGGACGAAAACGACGATGAAGATTGA
- the lpxD gene encoding UDP-3-O-(3-hydroxymyristoyl)glucosamine N-acyltransferase, which yields MKIEEIASLIGAEIDGDGSREITGVAGVREAGPRDITFIANKRYAADAETTKAGAVVVGSDWTRTCPATLLRTENPDAAFARVARRFRPELPKPEPGIHPTATVARDAELGEDVHIGPGAVIDPEARVGDRTVVGAQSYIGFRSSVGEDCLIYPQVVIRECVTAGDRVILHSGVVLGCDGFGYAVQEDGSRTKIPQIGRVVIGDDVEIGSNTTVDRARFGVTRIGNGVKIDNLVQIAHNVVIEDHAVIVAQVGISGSSHIGSRAILAGQVGVAGHLRIGEDAIIGAQSGVSKDIDAGAFVFGSPAAPMEKVSRVRALVNRLPNLKSKIEDLEKRLEAMERKGS from the coding sequence ATGAAGATTGAAGAGATCGCGTCACTGATCGGCGCGGAGATCGACGGGGACGGTTCACGCGAGATTACGGGAGTGGCGGGAGTCCGCGAAGCGGGGCCGCGGGACATCACGTTCATCGCCAATAAGCGCTATGCCGCGGATGCCGAAACCACAAAAGCCGGTGCCGTAGTGGTGGGAAGCGACTGGACCCGGACCTGTCCGGCCACGCTGCTGCGAACGGAGAACCCGGATGCGGCGTTTGCTCGCGTCGCACGACGATTCCGGCCCGAACTGCCGAAACCCGAACCCGGGATTCACCCGACCGCGACCGTGGCCCGGGACGCCGAACTCGGCGAAGACGTGCATATCGGCCCCGGAGCCGTCATCGATCCGGAAGCCCGGGTGGGCGACCGGACCGTGGTGGGGGCCCAGAGTTATATCGGATTCCGGTCCTCGGTGGGAGAGGATTGCTTGATCTACCCGCAGGTCGTCATCAGAGAATGCGTCACCGCCGGCGACCGCGTCATTCTCCATAGCGGTGTGGTGCTGGGATGCGACGGGTTCGGCTATGCGGTCCAGGAAGACGGTTCTCGCACTAAGATCCCCCAGATCGGTCGCGTGGTGATCGGCGACGACGTCGAAATCGGTTCCAACACGACGGTCGACCGGGCCCGCTTCGGCGTGACCCGCATCGGCAACGGGGTCAAGATCGATAATCTCGTCCAGATCGCGCATAACGTGGTCATCGAGGATCATGCGGTGATCGTGGCCCAGGTCGGAATCTCCGGAAGCTCGCATATCGGCAGTCGCGCGATTCTGGCGGGGCAGGTGGGCGTGGCCGGACACCTGCGCATCGGCGAGGACGCGATCATCGGCGCGCAGTCCGGCGTGAGCAAGGATATCGATGCCGGCGCATTCGTCTTCGGCTCTCCGGCCGCGCCCATGGAAAAAGTCAGCCGGGTCCGCGCCCTCGTCAACCGCCTCCCGAACCTGAAGAGCAAAATCGAGGATCTGGAGAAACGCCTGGAGGCGATGGAGCGGAAAGGGAGCTGA
- a CDS encoding CAAX prenyl protease-related protein — MSEASRNAVPEQEWTEELKKENERAVWVHVIPFLVWITFIPLFDPSGWAYAARTVLGTAVLLACRPWRWYAPPRWRNMPLAVGIGVLVFVVWVGPESAWFTERFPALSEAYERYAVDLTRFGKLREPLERPSPYDPSVTGWPLFWAHMFGTSIAVALLEEFFWRGFLYRWMLGSPFFRIPMGRMSVGMFVAVAALFGIEHFEWAAGIACGLLFGWLVIHTRDIWAGVVAHAVTNFMLGIYVWQSGAWQFW; from the coding sequence ATGAGTGAAGCATCACGCAATGCCGTCCCCGAGCAGGAGTGGACGGAAGAGCTTAAGAAAGAGAACGAGCGTGCGGTCTGGGTGCACGTGATCCCCTTTCTCGTCTGGATCACGTTCATCCCCCTGTTCGATCCCTCGGGGTGGGCCTATGCCGCGCGAACCGTGCTCGGCACGGCCGTGCTGCTGGCCTGCCGGCCGTGGCGCTGGTACGCGCCCCCCCGGTGGCGAAACATGCCGCTCGCCGTCGGAATCGGCGTGCTGGTCTTTGTCGTATGGGTCGGGCCGGAGAGCGCGTGGTTCACCGAACGGTTCCCTGCGCTGTCCGAAGCCTACGAGCGTTATGCCGTCGACCTGACCCGCTTCGGAAAGCTGCGCGAACCTCTGGAACGGCCCTCCCCTTACGACCCGTCGGTGACCGGCTGGCCGCTGTTCTGGGCACACATGTTCGGAACCTCGATCGCCGTGGCGCTGCTTGAGGAGTTTTTCTGGCGCGGTTTTCTCTACCGCTGGATGCTGGGCAGCCCGTTCTTCCGCATTCCGATGGGACGGATGAGCGTGGGCATGTTCGTCGCCGTCGCGGCGCTTTTCGGCATCGAACACTTCGAATGGGCCGCGGGGATCGCATGCGGCCTGCTTTTCGGCTGGCTGGTGATCCACACCCGCGACATCTGGGCCGGGGTGGTCGCGCATGCCGTCACCAACTTCATGCTGGGAATCTATGTCTGGCAGTCCGGCGCGTGGCAGTTCTGGTGA
- a CDS encoding peptidase U32 family protein, with amino-acid sequence MAQREKIEIMAPAGSYAALAAAIRSGADSVYFGAGKLNMRARSADAFTAHDLGRIARICRWCGVRSYLALNSIVYDEELADVESLCAAARAAGVSAVIAADAAVMRIARAHALEVHLSTQVNISNYEALRFYAQFADVVVLARELTLEQIRALHERIVREDLRGPGGGRVRIELFVHGALCVAVSGKCYMSLAQYNASGNRGSCYQSCRRRYRVEDAETGESFEIDNEYVMSPKDLCTVRYLDKIIEAGAEILKIEGRGRSPDYVAETVAVYREALECREKGGYADGPPEAQLETWMRRLHRVFNRGFWEGGYYCGRRLNEWAGTNNSSATRRRVQLGRVSNYYARPAVAEFKLCHARLDRGAELLFHGPTTGSLHAVAEELRVEGESRTSAAMHEIVTVPVPAKVRRGDKVFAWERRKVLSEKPYFECET; translated from the coding sequence ATGGCTCAGCGCGAAAAAATTGAAATCATGGCCCCCGCCGGATCCTATGCCGCCCTGGCCGCAGCGATCCGCAGCGGGGCGGACTCGGTCTACTTCGGCGCGGGAAAACTGAACATGCGCGCCCGCTCGGCCGACGCCTTCACCGCACACGACCTCGGACGCATCGCGCGGATCTGCCGCTGGTGCGGGGTGCGGAGCTACCTGGCCCTCAACTCGATCGTGTACGACGAAGAACTCGCGGATGTGGAGTCGCTCTGCGCCGCGGCCCGGGCGGCGGGCGTCTCCGCCGTCATTGCCGCCGACGCCGCCGTGATGCGGATCGCCCGGGCCCATGCCCTGGAGGTGCATCTCTCCACGCAGGTCAATATCTCCAACTACGAGGCCCTCCGCTTCTACGCGCAGTTCGCCGACGTCGTCGTGCTGGCGCGCGAACTGACCCTGGAACAGATCCGCGCGCTGCATGAACGCATCGTCCGGGAGGACCTTCGCGGTCCCGGGGGCGGCCGGGTCAGGATCGAGCTGTTCGTCCACGGCGCCCTGTGCGTAGCCGTCTCGGGCAAGTGTTACATGAGCCTCGCGCAGTACAACGCATCGGGCAACCGGGGCTCGTGCTACCAGAGCTGCCGCCGCCGCTACAGGGTCGAAGACGCCGAAACCGGCGAGTCCTTCGAGATCGACAACGAGTACGTGATGTCGCCGAAGGACCTCTGCACCGTGCGCTATCTCGACAAAATCATCGAGGCCGGTGCGGAGATTCTCAAGATCGAAGGGCGCGGCCGCTCGCCGGATTATGTCGCGGAGACCGTCGCGGTCTACCGTGAAGCGCTGGAATGCCGGGAAAAAGGCGGATACGCCGACGGCCCCCCGGAGGCGCAACTCGAGACATGGATGCGGCGGCTGCACCGCGTGTTCAACCGCGGCTTCTGGGAGGGCGGGTACTACTGCGGCCGGAGATTGAACGAGTGGGCCGGGACCAATAACTCGAGCGCCACGCGCCGCAGGGTCCAGCTCGGGCGCGTGAGCAACTACTACGCCCGGCCGGCGGTCGCCGAGTTCAAGCTCTGTCACGCCCGGCTCGACCGGGGGGCCGAACTGCTCTTCCACGGCCCGACCACCGGCTCGCTGCATGCCGTCGCCGAAGAGCTGCGGGTGGAGGGCGAGTCGCGCACCTCAGCCGCGATGCACGAAATCGTCACCGTGCCCGTCCCGGCCAAAGTTCGGCGGGGCGATAAGGTGTTCGCGTGGGAGAGGAGGAAGGTTCTGAGTGAGAAACCATATTTTGAGTGCGAGACCTGA
- a CDS encoding type IV pilus twitching motility protein PilT, whose product MDQLLSLVLEKGGSDLHVSAGYRPSLRIDGQIEFLKKSQPLTGEQTQRMIYRLMSERTRREFEEHADTDFAYALEDLGRFRVNVFRDLNGVGAVARLIPNRVPTLDELEMPRVIREFCMLSKGLVIITGPTGSGKSTTLAAMIEHINRTRREHVVTIEDPIEFIHRARGCLINQREVHEHTTSFAKALRAALREDPDIVLVGEMRDLETMETAIETAETGHLVLGTLHTNTAAGTVDRIIDKFPADRQNQIRVMLADTLKGVMAQTLCRCEGGGRTAATEVLVVTSAVSANIREGKTHQIPSAMQTGKNVGMHQFEDTLLQLVLDGRISPTEAYLKSIQKLAIRQKLEQHGIEIPPPDDTPFAEEADSDDEAERAAEALEENPDQPDALCRLAWVRATSTEESRRDGREALELASRALSLSGGHTPLCLTVMSAACAELGRFDDAGEYIQSAIKNAREKGQENIAADLEQYARCIENREPIRD is encoded by the coding sequence ATGGATCAATTACTCTCGCTGGTTCTGGAGAAGGGCGGGAGCGATCTGCACGTATCCGCAGGCTACCGCCCGTCGCTCCGGATCGACGGGCAGATCGAATTTCTGAAGAAGTCTCAGCCCCTTACGGGGGAACAGACGCAGCGCATGATCTACCGGCTTATGTCCGAACGCACGCGCCGCGAATTCGAGGAGCACGCCGACACCGACTTCGCCTACGCGCTCGAGGACCTCGGACGTTTCCGCGTGAATGTCTTCCGCGACCTCAACGGGGTCGGCGCGGTCGCGCGACTCATACCCAATCGGGTGCCCACCCTGGACGAGCTGGAGATGCCCCGGGTCATTCGCGAGTTCTGCATGTTGAGCAAAGGGCTGGTGATCATCACGGGGCCGACGGGTTCGGGAAAATCGACGACGCTGGCGGCGATGATCGAGCACATCAACCGCACGCGCCGCGAGCACGTGGTGACGATCGAGGACCCGATCGAGTTTATTCACCGGGCCCGCGGCTGCCTGATCAATCAGCGCGAGGTGCACGAGCATACCACGTCGTTCGCCAAAGCGCTCCGCGCGGCCCTCCGCGAGGACCCCGACATCGTCCTCGTGGGAGAGATGCGCGACCTGGAGACCATGGAGACCGCCATTGAGACGGCGGAGACCGGCCACCTGGTGCTTGGCACGCTGCACACCAACACGGCGGCCGGGACGGTGGACCGGATCATCGACAAGTTTCCCGCCGACCGGCAGAACCAGATCCGGGTCATGCTGGCCGACACGCTCAAGGGCGTGATGGCGCAGACGCTTTGCCGCTGCGAGGGCGGCGGCCGCACAGCGGCCACCGAGGTTCTGGTGGTCACCTCGGCCGTCTCGGCGAATATCCGCGAGGGCAAGACGCACCAGATACCCTCCGCGATGCAGACGGGCAAGAACGTTGGGATGCACCAGTTCGAGGACACCCTCCTGCAGCTGGTGCTCGACGGGCGTATCTCACCGACCGAGGCCTATCTGAAATCGATCCAGAAGCTGGCCATCCGTCAGAAACTCGAGCAGCACGGCATTGAGATCCCTCCGCCGGACGACACGCCCTTTGCGGAGGAGGCGGACTCGGATGATGAAGCCGAACGCGCCGCTGAAGCGCTGGAGGAGAACCCCGATCAGCCGGACGCGCTCTGCCGCCTCGCATGGGTGCGCGCCACCAGCACAGAAGAAAGCAGGCGCGATGGACGCGAGGCGCTGGAACTGGCCTCGCGGGCGCTTTCGTTGAGCGGGGGCCACACTCCGCTCTGCCTGACGGTCATGAGCGCCGCCTGCGCGGAGCTGGGAAGGTTTGACGACGCCGGTGAATATATTCAGAGCGCGATCAAAAACGCGCGCGAAAAGGGCCAGGAGAACATCGCAGCGGATCTCGAGCAATACGCACGCTGCATCGAAAACCGCGAACCCATCCGGGACTGA